The nucleotide window CGCACGTCAGAGTTGTCGAGTTCCTTGAGCATATTCCTTACGGCATACAGCGTGGGATGAGAAAACTCAGTGGCCACATGCCATGTGCGATTCAAATCCTGTCCAATCAAATTGCAGCGGTTATTGCCCAAAAAGACACCGTCCGGATTTACCATCGGCACTATCTTAAAGACAAAATTATCGCGTAGCACAACGGCAATCGGGTGATTGCTCGTAATAAACTCAATAAATCCTTGGCACATAAAAGAGGCCGGCGCATCTCCGGGATGTACACGACATAAAATGACTATGATGCGTATGAATCCGCGATCCAAGCGCGACGCCTTTGTTTTGGCGGTGACGTGATCAATCGTGAGCAGGTCCAGATTTCGCTTTTGCtatgcaaaatattataaagaaattaattttctaGTTGAGAAGAACACAAATTGCTGAGCAGCCATAAAAAGGCAGTCCAGGAATTCAACCGGAGCGGATAGTGAATGCGTATTTATAACATGGGTATGATTTCTTACCAGGCTCTTCGTCAGCACGCTGCGTACGAATCGTTGCTCCGTCTGTCGTGCGTCGATCACATTCAAATACGATTGAAGCCGCGAGTAACTGTAAGGCGGTGCAACTGCAAATTGATACACGTCATCTTCCTTGTCGAAAGAGAATGCAAAACTCAGCGCATAATGATTCTGATGCAACAACGAGCGATAGTAGAAAACATTCTTCTTTGGCAAGCGTTGCCATTTGGGCCGGCTGGAAGACTTCACCAGCGGTACCAGCGAAGAATTGAACAAATTGCGCGGGTTACTTATGTTGACGATATTGAAAAGAACGCGCTGATCTTGTCTCACATTGTCCACAGTGAAATTGAACCAGAAACGAAAGCGAGGATTACAAGTGTCCGGCCGTAAAAACAAGTCGTACTCGAAATCGCCAATCAGCTCAGCTTTGCCGAGATTCCCCGTCTCGAAAGCAGCATCAAAACAAAGGTGCCCGCGTTTGGCCTTGCCGCTCTGTCCGGGTGGGCGTATGATCACGCGTGAGACATTACCAAGACCACCTTCGCCATCGCTGTCCTCGCTGTCTGCAAGTAGAAAACGAATTGAGCAAGaagttaatttaattcttttaagaaaatatattttaaattgcgcTTCACTCTACCCTCGTTCATGCGCTCATACATGCTTGTATGCTTCAAAGGATCGCAGGCCATACCGAACATcatgtttgaaaaattattgtgtTACTTTACTCTGTGTACCAAGAAAACAACCGTTAAGCAGCGTGGCTAAACTTCATCTAACCTCCATGGAATTAGCAGCCACTTCAATAAGCGACCACCAAAAACAATAACCAACCTCAAGaggtgttattatttttttcaattatgatTTCTAACCTCCAACACTGGCACACGCATATGCTACATACACGTGCGAAAATCTACATACCTTGACACTAGAGTATAAGCTCGAGCGCCAATGGTTAAGACAGTTTTCTTGAGGTGCTCCTCCTGCAGCGCGTGCAACAAGCTGACATGACAGCGGAAATGCGGCACTAAGCCTCTCGCGCCCGACGTCGCATGCTACATCAGTTCTTCGCTAACTTCCTGGCTCTTGTTAGGCACTCTAATATGCATACAAATGGTGTCAGTAGTTAAATGGGCATAAGTGTTACATTGCCTCTTCCACGGCTTTCGCTAACGTTTCTTTGCATTAAAACGCCGTTAGGTGCTTATGTGCGTGTCGATTATCGCGGTTTTAGCACTTTCACGTTATGCGATTGCTTTCTGAATTTCGCCTGTAATCGCTTTTATGATCTCTTAGTCCTTCTTATGGCACTGTTTAGCCGTTTCTTATTGGTGAATAGGGTgcgaaaattcaataaatatgcaaatgtttTATGCCAATACTAAATGAATTAAAGATAATAAAAGTCAAATTTGTGGCATAAAAATTGATAGAATACCATCTATTCACTATGTTTTATagtatttatatttcttattattggCTTGCAAATCAAAGTATTTTTAAAGCAGAAAGCGAATTCgatatattttgacatttctgACTGACATGTCACTGAGAACGCCCTATGTCTCCTTAACAAGGAACGACGAATTATGAACGAACTAATATCTTTTCATACTCTTTCCAACCATATAACTAGGAATATTCTGATTaataacttacatatattaatatattcttGTTAGACAGACACATTTATTATTAGATAAAACttttgtttatgaaattttttcttggtTTACTCCAgcacattttccagcaattttgatatttttaaggTAATCTAATGCACATTCTAACATATTTCCGAAGACGAAAGGATTTAAATCTTTCTTTGAttcaaaatcattttaattaaGAGGGAATTTAGGCTCTTGCATT belongs to Bactrocera dorsalis isolate Fly_Bdor unplaced genomic scaffold, ASM2337382v1 BdCtg259, whole genome shotgun sequence and includes:
- the LOC105226797 gene encoding cytosolic carboxypeptidase 6, coding for MMFGMACDPLKHTSMYERMNEDSEDSDGEGGLGNVSRVIIRPPGQSGKAKRGHLCFDAAFETGNLGKAELIGDFEYDLFLRPDTCNPRFRFWFNFTVDNVRQDQRVLFNIVNISNPRNLFNSSLVPLVKSSSRPKWQRLPKKNVFYYRSLLHQNHYALSFAFSFDKEDDVYQFAVAPPYSYSRLQSYLNVIDARQTEQRFVRSVLTKSLQKRNLDLLTIDHVTAKTKASRLDRGFIRIIVILCRVHPGDAPASFMCQGFIEFITSNHPIAVVLRDNFVFKIVPMVNPDGVFLGNNRCNLIGQDLNRTWHVATEFSHPTLYAVRNMLKELDNSDIYQIDFVIDLHANPSLHGCFIYGNTYEDVYRHERHLVFPRLFAANAPDYVAENTMYNADEKKVGCARRYFCERLSDTVNAYTVEVSMSGHYLKDGKTVALYNEDGYYRCGRNLARTFLHYYRFINVLPTPVVSEARLRRRNRPRTHHSRSRSRTRYEVKPRPKTTRCYAPIAYTNLSIHYDSGGGSSDEGGFSPTRPIAPGSSLFSGYRNYRRMHGSSAVTHDQYALLALKSTKHDHLGDFGGAGRAHAYQPARAATAEKSGKSVTFEQPLNVPPKPYLSIIDLNQLTRGSLDRKSGSFDVDHR